One window of Arvicola amphibius chromosome 6, mArvAmp1.2, whole genome shotgun sequence genomic DNA carries:
- the Sfn gene encoding 14-3-3 protein sigma → MERASLIQKAKLAEQAERYEDMAAFMKCAVEKGEELSCEERNLLSVAYKNVVGGQRAAWRVLSSIEQKSNEEGSEEKGPEVKEYREKVETELRGVCDTVLGLLDSHLIKEAGDAESRVFYLKMKGDYYRYLAEVATGDDKKRIIDSARSAYQEAMDISKKEMPPTNPIRLGLALNFSVFHYEIANSPEEAISLAKTTFDEAMADLHTLNEDSYKDSTLIMQLLRDNLTLWTADNAGEEGGEAPEEPQS, encoded by the coding sequence ATGGAGAGAGCCAGTCTGATCCAGAAGGCCAAGTTGGCTGAGCAGGCCGAACGCTATGAGGACATGGCAGCCTTCATGAAGTGTGCCGTGGAGAAGGGTGAAGAACTCTCCTGCGAGGAGAGGAATCTGCTCTCCGTGGCCTATAAGAATGTGGTGGGCGGCCAGAGAGCAGCCTGGAGGGTCCTGTCCAGCATCGAGCAGAAAAGCAACGAGGAAGGGTCAGAGGAGAAAGGCCCCGAGGTGAAGGAGTACCGGGAGAAGGTAGAGACGGAGCTCCGCGGGGTGTGTGACACCGTGCTGGGCCTGCTGGACTCCCACCTCATCAAAGAGGCCGGAGACGCAGAAAGCCGCGTCTTCTACCTGAAGATGAAGGGTGACTACTACCGCTATCTGGCCGAGGTGGCCACTGGCGATGACAAGAAGCGCATCATCGATTCTGCCCGCTCAGCCTACCAAGAGGCCATGGACATCAGCAAGAAGGAGATGCCGCCCACCAACCCCATTCGCCTGGGCCTGGCCCTGAACTTTTCTGTCTTCCACTACGAGATAGCCAACAGCCCCGAGGAGGCCATCTCATTGGCCAAGACCACCTTCGACGAGGCCATGGCCGATCTGCACACCCTCAATGAGGACTCCTACAAGGACAGCACCCTCATTatgcagctgctgagagacaacCTGACGCTGTGGACAGCCGACAATGCTGGGGAAGAGGGTGGAGAAGCTCCAGAGGAGCCCCAAAGCTGA